Genomic segment of Salminus brasiliensis chromosome 16, fSalBra1.hap2, whole genome shotgun sequence:
cgtcagggttttgttGTTCTAGCTCACTTGTAAAGCATCTTTTGACACACAATTGCCGCTTTTCAATTTCCTGTTTGCACTTGAAACAGATTGATGAGGACATGACGGCCAGGATAAGCATGGCGGACGTTAAGTTCTCCTTCCAGTGTCCCGGGAGGATGtattctccagcatggatggcCCCTGAAGGTACCACCTATTCACTTATTCCTTAATCTTGTTCCCTGTAGAGTTCAGTATCCTCACTTCAGTATCCCCTCTGTTTTGCACTATTTTGAACTTTGCATGAGACTGGTAATTACTTAACCATGTGACTTGTGGTATCGAAAAAAAGTATTGGTACTAGTATTGATTCTTAAGTATtctacagtgtgtgcatgtgtgttaggAAGCTAGGGACATTCCAAAACTCCCACTGGGAAGCACAGTGTTCCTCTCTTGTGTGTTTTGCTATTTATTGATAGTATCCTGTTTACTTGGACCTGTTTACTGTTGACTGTGCTGTTTGCCACTATTTCATATATGCTCAGACAATTACAACCAAGTGAGCCATGTTCTGATTGCTGATAATATGGTGCTATTCAGCATGCACAGTATTTTTAGTGTGGACCGTTTAAAGGACAGTCAGTTTATTTCAATGTAACAAGTTACAGTTTTACCAGGTATTTTTAGATGCACAGAGAATATTAAGAGAATGTTGTAACACTCTACTCCCCATAGCTTTATTTGATGTTTGTACAGCTGTCTTGTATTGGCACCCCTCCGCTCACACATTCTTGCTCACTCATTTTCTTGTCTTTTCCTTTTGTAACTAAtatctctttctgtttttctctcccGCTCTCCCGCGTTCATTCTCGCTCTGCAGCCCTGCAAAAGAAACCGGAGGAGATAAACAGGCGCTCTGCGGACATGTGGAGCTTTGCCGTGTTGCTCTGGGAGCTTGTCACCAGAGAGGTCCCGTTCGCCGACCTCTCCAACATGGAGATTGGCATGAAGGTAGGAGGAGTTTCAGCCTGTTTGTGTACGAGTGTGATTGCGGTTATCTCGTTTATAAAATGCTTATGCTTACCATGGTATTTGGGTTCACGGTTTCATTTTCTGACTCCACTAGGTGGCACTAGAGGGTCTCCGTCCAACAATCCCACCTGGCATCTCTCCCCACATCTGTAAACTCATGAGGATCTGCATGAATGAGGATCCAGCCAAGAGGCCCAAATTCGACATGATCGTGCCCATCCTGGAGAAGATGCAAGACAAATGAACGGCCCTGCCTGAGAAACCACACACCTCCCCTGCTCATCTAACCCCCCACTCTCCTCAAATACTGAGCTCACCAGTATTGCCTTAAACTTGCCATGCACCAAAGTGCTCTGTGCAACTGTAACCTTTAAGCAAAGAAAATGCGCTTACACTTTTGCGCAGCATTGGACCGTTTAAGCGTTATCCTCCTGACCTCTCTGGCAATGTGCTTTGATATGCAATCAGTGGAATGACGTGCGTGTGTCTGTtggtctctgtgtctgtctgttctctctctgtaaaGGGGATTATGGAGCTAGCCCCAGTTATTTTAATGCCTCTCCACAGCCATCATTAATCAGTGTGTGCTGGTGATGATAAATCCGTGACACAGTGAATGTACTGTTGTAGCATCCAAAATTGGACAAACCTAACCACTAGTCCCTCCATTTCATCACTCGTCGTCATCACACTCCTTCCAGGGGGCCATgtttcatcagtgttgcctgcaCATGCGTAGCCTTTAGCTCTAAATCATGCTTTAAATTATGACTCTTGTATGTTTCCTAACCTTAAGCCGCAAAGGGACTTGTACGCAAAGTAGTCACTGATCAAAGCCATCACAACGGCCTTATTCCTTACTTTCAGCAGCTGTCCAGGATTTGAATGCTtgttagtgtgtatgtataggaAAAGGTTTATCCTGCCAGAAGTgctttgtttttagtttttttttttatcttaagtTAACTTTCACATATGCTGAAAGACAGATTGGCAGAAGGCAATAGTTATATAAGCCTTATCATGCAGTGAGTTGACAGTGAAGTGCCAGCTGCATCGTGGTAGCATTCGTTACTgtatgctttcttttttttttatggtggGATTTCCTGTCATTTCAAGCCTTTGCCCCCAGGCAGGGAGGAAAGGAGCTTTTTCCTGCTGCAAAGAAACAAAACTCAGCGCTCGGAATCTCTATCAGCTATAGTCCTGCATGATCTGCCCTGATGTTACACAGCCACGCTCCTGCCACCTAATCCACACTGTCCAACGTGACGTGCTGAAATGTAATGTCTCCTATTTTATACTGTACACAcatatattgtttgttttttagcatGGAAGAAAAGACTGGAGAACCCATGCCTTTATATCTTTCTGCCGACACTACATCTATGAACTATCTACTCCTTTTTCTGCTTTTACCGTCGTCCACTACCAGCTTGTCGGTATGCTTTTGAGAgccagagagaagaaaagatgaGAAATGTGCCACATAAAAGTTTGAAATGCATATATTAGAAGAATAATGAGGTTTTTACTTGTACTCTCTAGCTTCAAAAGGAACGGCTGTTATGAGAAAAAAGACTTTTTAGCTTGTAACTCCAAGCTCACTTGTtctctcccctccccctcctcctgccCTCTCTGATATCTTGATTTTAACATTGTGTGGCCTTTTGGTTCTTATTTTGGAGATTTGGgctgtttatattttattcatgttaaCAAAAGTTTACTAAAGGAAGAACAAATAAAGTGTTTTGGCCTTGCTTAGTCTGATGTGTTTGGTTAATTAAGGGTGTTAACTACAGGCGTGAAAACCGTAATTCAGATATCAGATAATCAGTTTTCCAGTTTTCACACATGTTAAAAAATCAAGCACACCATAATGCCTCACAAGGTCTTTTTTTATGTGCAGTTTAACATTAAGCAGTGGCAGAGGTGGcatctgttcatagctgtagtaattatctggaCGATATATCAGATTAACTGCGATGTCATGGCTAAAGAAGATGACATCCGATCACATTCTTGCCACAAACAAGCTGATTTTGTTCGCTTGGGACTGAACCAGTGCGGGGCGGAGTGCAAATAATGTATTCAGACCTGCCCAAATGAATCGCACCAATGGAGAAATTTAACCGAATTAAAAAgtacaggtgtgaaaacacacGTTCTAAATTCtctaattttttatatatatatatatatatatatatatatatatatatatatatttcccatGTAGTACTGATATATGGTCAGATGAAGgtcttaataaaaaatattatagggttagggtttgccTTATGATTAGACACAATCTTTTTTCCCGCTTTTGTACAATAAGAGATTTGTGTAGTATCTAAACATTGTCCATCTATAACATGCTCCCCAGGTCCTACAGTCTGTACACCAACCAGCCTACATTAGAACCACTGATGTGAATAACACTGGTTCTCTGATTGCAATGGTACAAGTCACGGGGTAGGATTATACATATAAGGCAGCAAGCGAGGCCAGTTCTCGACATTGATGCCTTGAAAGTAGGAAAAATGTTGGATGGATTTTGACGATATGggccagagcatctccaaaatggcaggtcTTATGATGTGTTCCTGGTGTACTAACACTGGTTAGTACTTTCTAAAGGTCGTACAAGGAAGGCGAACCGATGAATAGGGATAGGGGACATGTCCCATTAGTCGCACCTGTACCCTCGCACCACCTTATTTGCGCAAGGCTGTAAGGTGTCCCATTTCTTTCAACTGCAGTATTTCACTACACACTATCTAGGCAGTGTCATACACAACTCTCCGGCCTGCTGTGCTCTCACGCCACTTTTAGCTGCCCTTTGACGACTTAATAAAAGTGAGTGACTTAGGGACGTGCTTGCGAAGTGCAGACTGTAGCCTATTTGGCCCAATCTCTCAGAAACAGGTTGTGGATAAGAAGGGCTCATGTTAGTTGGGGAAGGACAGCATATGACCGTGCAGGTGTGGCATGGTGGGAAAATACAGGCTGTGTCTACATTTATATTtgctgcatttagcagacgctcttatccagagcgacttacgaaagtgcttcgctatttactcaagaataacctcagctagtttgaatagactaataattcaaagatacctctaagtttagatactactaaacacaataatCTGCCCTACACTTCGCTTTCTCAGAGGAGGTGGCTCTCCCGTTTGGACACTCAGggaaagtttgttccaccactttggtgacaagacagaaaaaaagcctagacgcttgtcttctgtggatcttaaggggTAGCGGGTCGAGCCAAGTTGTACtggaagctcgaagggctctaggtgtggatcggcttttgaccattgccatcaagtatggaggacctggtccattcttggctttgtaggccagggtcaggggtttgaatctgatgcgggaagctaCAGGATGCAACAAAGGAGTGAGCataaagggagaccagccagaagagagttgcagtagtcaagtctggaagtgacgagggactgaacaagcacctgggcggcctctctagagaggaagggtcgaattctccggatgttgtaaaggagaaatctgcatgaccgatgTTAGaactgcaacatgacttgagaacgataactgatcatccatgtcTACAGCAatgcttcgagcttctgtagatggagtgaccagtgagttctcaaaggagaacTACAGGCTAGGCtgtagggagggagggagggaggccaATGTGGTTCTACGGTTGAGTAAATGATGGGTCTGCAAAGTGAGCTTGGGGGTGGTAGGTCTGGAATGGCAGACCTTCCCAGATGTGTCATGGGCTTAATTTAAAAACACCGACCAAGGAAGGTGCCGACCTGACGACCCTAGTGAACATCTGGGAAGGCAGCTGGCATCTAGGGATATTAGAGAACAAGGGAGTGGAGTTTTCCAGTATAACTGAATTTGATACTGCTCAATATTTGGAAAATATCACGATATTGACTTGCATCAGTACCGTCCAGCCCTGGTCCGCACTTCTGCTCAGTCATGTgacgcgagagagagagaggcaggctcACAGGTTCAGCTCTGGAACATCACTTTTCTGCTGACGGCGCTTCATCTTTctatatgaaaagaaagagtAACTTGTGTTTCATAACTATAACAATGGCTATAATCTCCCTCGTAACGTTGGTTATGTAtagcaccattattttccacGTAAGTCTCATTTTCTCCCTTTTACGAAGGCGAGCTCGAGTGCCCTCAGTCCTCGAGAGTCCTCAGTGTTAGccaggttagctagctagccagctaaccCAGCTCAGAGACATAGCATAGCTAGATTAATTGACTTCAGACAATTTGAAGGTATAttgaataatataaaatatgaataataattaaagttcGCTTCGTGCTGGTTTACACTTGTGGACTGACACGCCGTCCATCTGAcagtagctagtgctagctagctacctctaCACGAACTGAGGGAActgggttagctagctagctagctagcactagcgaAGCTGGCTATAGCTAAGTCGCCCTGAAAGCAACCTATGCTCatgttttcctcttttttgtCCTGTTTTGGAACAGAATGCAGCGTCAGGGAGTAAAAAGGACTTCCAGGTCGTGGGGAGACCCCTCTTCAAGCTGGACGTCTCCTGGCCCAGGTTTCCAGAGTACTTCACCGGGGAGGTTTTCGGGGTGGCGGTCAGTCAGGTCGCCGGTGTGGTGTACGTGGCTCAGGTGATGTCTAAGCctgtttacatgtttacaaGCCTGTTTCTGTTAGCAGTGATGGCTGAGGATGTTTAAGTGCTCCGTGTTTGTGCAGAGAGGCGAGAACGTCCCCAAAGTGCTGGTGTTTAGCACGGATGGAGAGTTTCTGCAAGCCTGGAACAGCAGCACTCTGGAAATGCCGCACGGCATCTTCGTGGCCAACGCCTCCTCCAGCGAGCCGTCAGTGTGGATTACTGATGTGGGCAATGGTGAGAAAGGTCGTCTAGCTTTTGGGATTTGGGTTGTGTACTGCGCTAACATCATGCCAAGCCTTTCAAGAAAGGAGTGTAATGGAAGGACTTTGATACTTGGTCCTGTCCAAGTTTAAAGTCCACCTGGAATCAAGCTGGGGGCTTTTTAACCTGGTCAGTGCCCCCAATGCCCGTGATCATATTAAGCACAACTTATTGTTATATAATTCAGAAAAGACACGTTTCATTCCTTGTATTCTTTTATCAAAGTGTAGAGACTTTCATCATCCTCAGAGGCAGTTTATAAAGAGTCTGGTCtgttcatttctgccccattatacaaaaaaaaaaatgacctgCACATGCTAGAGGGCCCAAGGACGTCCTCACTGAGTGGGGTGAAGTGTTTTTCTACTCTATTACTAAGGCAAATAGATTCATGTATTATGGGAAACAATAACTGAAAAACATCAGCGTTCTGTGGATCATAGGTAATGTGGATCATCGGGAAAACCCCTgcatgtatttccatttttgtccgtttttagttttccccATAGTTTGAAccttgtagctgctctgtacactgtgtggataattctgaatgaattaaccaattgaaatgctctaaattacttggaataaacttttattttacattgacttccattccaagttaaatatatttttgctgGACAGCAAGAGTATTtctctgtggggcagtggtggctcagtttTTGGAgtaccaggctattgatgacagggttgtgggttcgatacctagGTTCGGCAAACTCCCGTGCCACAGGACACTGCTcctggcgtgtgtgtgtgtgtgtgttttggattacttgtgtgtatgtgtgtgttcactgcaaggatgggttaaaggcagaggcccaattccatctgtgtccaacactaatggtgaatgtggttgtcttgcCTTGTTCTCTGTTCTTATACATTTGGCTAATGCATTCATGACCTTAACAAAGAAAAACATAGACACTTGCCTGACCTAGAATATCTGCAAAGGTGTGTAGTAGTGCAAAACTACTTTTATTCATTAATGGTCCCACTGGCATACAGCAGTACAGTTCTGCGCCCAGGCAGTCCTCTGTGTATCACTGAcactaataatgtaataattcaGGCTCTCTGCATGGTCTCCAGTGCAGTCTGTTCAcaatatgtgtttgtttgttgtctgtaaggagtggtgttgtgtttctgtgtctgCAGGGCCATATGGTCACACCATAAAGCAGTACTCTCCCTCAGGGAAGCTACTGCAGGTGCTGGGAACAGCAGGACAAGCAGGCTCTTCCCTCACTCCGCTACAGTTTGACCAGCCGGCTGAGATTTTCGTCCACGATGCCACTGGAGAGATATATATTGTGGATGGGGATGGAGGAATGAACAATCGGCTGATCAAACTGTCCAAAGGTGTGTTTATGATCCTTCTTTCGCAGAATGAGGGACTTCTACGAATAGTTAAATGTGTGGTATTTATCGGTGGGCTTTCACTGTTGGTTATATTAGGTCAGCTTATCtactatttatttctttttaatcaaCCTTAATCTAAAAATTAGCTCATTAAGAGCcctaatgtatttttttttctaaaagtaAACTGCAAAAGCAAGTGATTGTATTGAGATTCACATTGGATGTgttttttgctgtgttttgtagATCTGCAGGTGCTGTGGATGCATGGGGAGAAAGGGCAGGGCCTGGCACAGTTTTACATTCCCCACAGTGTAGCTGTAGATAACTCCCAGAGGGTATGTCTAGAAAAGTACCACCACACAGTGTTTCCTCtgccattttctttcttttatctgtttgtccatctgaAAATGGTGTCTTGTGTTCTCTGCAAAGACCTACTCTGTTACTTAGAGAACTACTTAtgtgaattaaataaatgtggaaatatgaaaccaaaaatatactggtaaaaataaatgttttgtaaTGACTTTATTTGGTATTGGTGTGTGATGCAGGGACTAATCAGCAGCAACTATGCTTTGCACTCACAGTTTTGGGCAGTTTCATTTGTactgtttaaataaaactgaCATTTTGAAATTGTTGTAATTGAGTAAAATTGCAAGATAGATGTTAAAGAACATTACTGAAGTTCAAGTACGGTCCCAGCTACAGCAtatctgtgtttttgtgtgttgcgGATCAGGTGTGGGTTGCAGACAGAGGGAATAAGCGCATCCAGGTATTTAACTCTGTAACCGGTGACTGGTTGGGGTCATGGGGAAGCTGCTTTACAGAGGACGCACCCTATTCTGTCAGGTAAGATAGGAGaaccacacaacacaaaaacaggcTTATGACAAAGTTTTGAACATCTGCTTCAATATGCCTTATTTGAACAGATGTTCTGTATGCCACTAGTGGTAGAGCTACTTTTTGAGAAAAGAAATTGGCAACTGGGGTCTGTTGAataaaagcaatagaacacTTGAGGTCATGTTTTAAGGACAACAACATTGACGGTGatgctgtaacacactccacattgTTTTAATGCTAATAGACTACACTTTTAGACAGTATATGTTTTTGTTGAACTTGGAATATTACAATCATAAAGGTATTAGGTACAGTAAAATTCTCACCGCATCCAACTATGGTGTGCAATAGAAAAATTAAGCTATTCTTTTCACCCAACAGACTCACTCCTGACCAGAAGTACATGGTAGTTGTACAGTTAAACACTAACCAGGTCTCTCTGCTGGAAGCTCCTCCTGTGGGCATCATCGGGCAGTGCCGGGTGGTCAGTTCCATTCAGCTGGCTGACGACGTCAAGCCACACCTGGTGGACCTAGATCAGAAGAGTGGAGAGCTTTACGTGGCAGAAATTGGAGCCCAGCAGGCCCAGAGGTTCATACCCTTCACGCTGGGGAAGTTTTAAAATCTAGAAGCTCATTATTTTGTGCTTTTCAAGATGAGACGAGTGAAACTTTCAAAGTTCagctttttaaagcagcataaacTCATAACTCGTTTTTTGGGCTGAATAAGAATCTGGCGTACTTGAGTAATAACATTTCTAATGCCATTTCCAGATCCCATTTAATGTGAAAAGGCCAAAACAGtgcactttattttaatattgaaCTATAATCAGAGTACTATGTTCTCAGTGGTGTATCTGCAATATAAGCTATCTATGCGGGTGGATGTTTTGGCTGGAAGATTCAACATACAGTATAAGTGGATGAGAAGCCAGAGGCTACGTTTATGCACTTAAATTGAATATTCAGAAGTGTATGTTCTACACTGACTGTTCTTGTGGGGGTTGAAGATGAAAGTAGTTTTGAATGTTCCTGTGAttgtattttctgcttcttaTATATTGAACAATGTATTGATTTACCTGTGTGTTGTAAGAAATGAATGTTAATGTTccatttactgttttttatatattttaagtgGATGTATGTTGATGCCTTCTCTGTGTTTTGTAAAATTCAACCTCAGTGTGCATGCCAATTTTGGCCTGTCTGAAAGTTAGTATGGTGATGAGACATTCTTTCACTCTTTACAGGAGATTATAAAAGATGTAAACTGTGGACTGCAGTCATTGCGTAAGATTGGCTGTGTTTCCTGTACTGGTTGGTTGTTTTAAGGTTATTGGTTTTTggttcattttattttagattaaaatatatatatatacaatattatattgtACGCACATCTGCATTACAGCCGTAAATTGCTTTGCAGGTGGGATAAGATGCCCCCTATCTGTTACTTTAAGTATTTCAATCATTTTCCTCATTGCACCACACATTGTATTTTCTAATTGTCTGCATTTTAATATTGGGAATTTGCCTTTTTGCAGCTCTTGTATTgtaaaacaataacaaataatTGTAATGATCAAAACAGCTGAATTTCCACACTTACAATGAATTCTGTCAGTCGACCAGCCTGAGTTGGAAATTCACAGTATTTTGtaacatgtaaataaaacattgtTCTTAGTGGTCTATGTTCTTGGTCTGAtttgatagcaggttgcccaaCAGTACAAGAGTAAAGCTGTTAACACAGAAAAATAATTGAACAATTCAGCTTTTATTAGTGAGAATTATATTTGAATGTGTAtcatttcagtttcagttcattttaattagtttttttctgGGTATGAATTTACTTTTGCCTTAAAAGATGTGTATTTTGACATTCTGATTGCATGTTACAAATGACAATTAAATTagcaattttaaaaagaaactaCTTCATACACACTTCATACTAGAAATCAATTCTAACCAAAAATAAGTTTATTATAAGCCATCTTCTGTAACTTTTCACTGTAGTATTGAATATTTATcttattataattgttttaaTATTAACTGTATAATTTGATCAGTTTTCATTTCTGATATGATGATAAAATAATATCGTCCCCCAGGGTGTTTTCTCCAAACCTCAGTATTCCCTGTTCTGACACTTactattaatttatttaatggcACAGCATACAGCAGTGAAGCATACAGAAAGAACTCTTATCTCatcatatcatataatatataatatctctctctctctctctttactgtaaACAAAGCTGCTCGTTATAAATCACTACCCTCTACCTAAACTACTAATGCCATGTATGCTGGCCAGCTCGTTCCTGCTAACTTAAACGAAGCAATGTCGAAATCGCAGATCAACAATAAAACTTCTCATTaattcacatttttattattgttttttttaatccttcACAACAATGCAGCGCATCCTTCTTTCGCAGGGTCCTGATTGGGCTACAGACGAATCTGCCTGTTTTGAGAGCCAGCGCTCGATCAGCATCCGTACCGTCTAACACCAGTCTAACATCATCAATACGGACTATGAATAGAATATTTTATG
This window contains:
- the LOC140536630 gene encoding NHL repeat-containing protein 3-like, with amino-acid sequence MKRKSNLCFITITMAIISLVTLVMYSTIIFHNAASGSKKDFQVVGRPLFKLDVSWPRFPEYFTGEVFGVAVSQVAGVVYVAQRGENVPKVLVFSTDGEFLQAWNSSTLEMPHGIFVANASSSEPSVWITDVGNGPYGHTIKQYSPSGKLLQVLGTAGQAGSSLTPLQFDQPAEIFVHDATGEIYIVDGDGGMNNRLIKLSKDLQVLWMHGEKGQGLAQFYIPHSVAVDNSQRVWVADRGNKRIQVFNSVTGDWLGSWGSCFTEDAPYSVRLTPDQKYMVVVQLNTNQVSLLEAPPVGIIGQCRVVSSIQLADDVKPHLVDLDQKSGELYVAEIGAQQAQRFIPFTLGKF